From Pseudomonas hormoni:
GCCTTTTTCATAAGAGGGAAAAATCAATTACTTGATTTTGCCTTCCTTGTAGATCACGTGCTTGCGAACAACCGGATCAAATTTCTTGATCTCGATTTTGTCCGGAGTAGTACGCTTGTTCTTGTCGGTAGTGTAGAAGTGACCAGTACCGGCGCTCGAAATCAAACGAATCAATTCACGCATGATTAGCTCCCTTAGATCTTGCCGGCTTTGCGGATTTCGGCCAGCACGACAGTGATGCCACGCTTGTCGATGATACGCATGCCTTTGGCAGATACGCGCAGACGCACGAAACGTTTCTCTTCTTCAACCCAGAAGCGGTGATGCTGCAGGTTCGGCAGGAAACGACGACGGGTTTTGTTGTTTGCGTGGGAAATGTTATTCCCAGTCACCGGACCCTTACCGGTAACTTGACATACTCTCGACATGCCTCAGCCCTCTAAAACCACATGCCCAACCCGGCATGGGTTGGCCGCTTAATCTCTCAGTCATTTGGCGCCAGGCGCCGCGTTTCTTTAGAGGTCTTACCGGCTACACCTACAGTGAAGGAACCGGGCCCCTAGAAAAGAGCGCTGCTTTATACCAGAAAGACTGGAGAGCAACAACATTCCGTGTGCGCGGACTTGATAAAAACCCAGTTTTTCTGGCTCCGAGCGCCTTGGATAAAGGCTATCGTCGATAAAGACCGCTCGTCGCAGAAAATCGGCCAACCGGCCAATTCAGGGTTTTCCTCGGCCGGCGTTCACCGAAAACGATCGCACATAGTCCTCTTAAATTGAAAAAGGGGATAGTCATTTGCAAAAGAGCCCACTAGGGTAAGCCTTTTCCAGACTGCACTTGCAGATGGGCCTTCGATCTGTAAAGGAATCCGACCATGCGCCTCGCTGCCCTACCGCTGTTGCTTGCCCCGCTTCTGCTGAGCCCATTGGCCCAGGCCGCCGCCCTGAGCGTCTGCACCGAGGCCAGCCCGGAAGGGTTCGACGTGGTGCAATACAACTCGCTGACCACCACCAACGCCTCGGCCGACGTGTTGATGAACCGTTTGGTGGACTTCGACACGGCCAGCGGAAAAGTGGTCGCCGGGCTCGCGGACAGCTGGGAAGTCACCCCCGACGGCCTGACCTACGTCTTCAAATTGCATCCGCAGGTGAAATTCCACCGCACCGAATATTTCAGCCCGACGCGCGACCTGACCGCCGAAGACGTGAAATTCAGCTTCGACCGCATGCTCGACCCCGCCAACCCGTGGCACAAAGTGGCGCAGAGCGGCTTCCCGCACGCGCAATCGATGCAGTTGCCGGCGCTGATCAAGAAGATCGACGCGCTCGACCCTCTGACTGTACGTTTTACCCTCGACCATCCTGATTCGACCTTCCTCGCGACATTGAGCATGGGTTTCGCGTCGATCTATTCGGCTGAATACGCCGACAAATTGCTCAAGGCCGGTACAACCGAGAAGCTCAACAGCCAGCCAATTGGCACCGGTCCATTTGTCTTCACGCGTTTTCAGAAAGATGCCTCGATTCGCTACAAGGCCAACCCTGACTACTTTGGCGGCAAGCCTTCGGTCGATCCGCTGATCTTCGCCATCACCCCGGACGCCAACGTACGGTTGCAGAAACTGCGTCGCAATGAATGCCAGATTGCCCTGTCACCCAAACCATTGGACGTACAGGCCGCGCTGAAAGAACCGACCTTGAAAGTCGAAAAGACTGACGCCTTCATGACCGCGTTCGTCGGCATCAACAGCCAGCATCCGCCACTGGACAAACCTGAAGTGCGCCAGGCAATCAACCTCGCGTTCGACAAGGCCAACTACATCAAAGCCGTGTTCGAAGACACCGCCGAGCCCGCCAACGGCCCGTACCCACCCAACACCTGGAGCTACAACAAAGGTTTGCCGGGCTACCCGCATGACGTTGAAAAGGCCAAGGCACTGCTGGCCAAGGCTGGACTGAAGGACGGTTTCCAAACCACCATCTGGACCCGCCCTTCCGGCAGTTTGCTCAACCCGAACCCGAGCCTGGGCGCTCAACTGCTTCAGTCCGACCTCGCGGAGGTCGGCATTCAGGCCGAGATTCGCGTGATCGAATGGGGCGAACTGATTCGTCGCGCCAAGGCCGGTGAGCATGACCTGCTGTTCATGGGCTGGGCCGGCGACAACGGCGACCCGGATAACTTCCTCACGCCGCAGTTTTCCTGCCCTGCCGTCAAGTCCGGCACCAACTTCGCCCGTTACTGCAATCAGGACCTGGACAAGCTGATCAGCGCCGGCAAGACCACCGGCGAGCAAGGCGTGCGTACCAAGCTCTACGAACAGGCTCAGGCGCAGATCCAGCAGCAGGCCTTGTGGTTGCCGCTGGCCCACCCGACCGCCTTCGCGTTGACGCGCAAGGAAGTCGAGGGTTATTCGGTCAGCCCGTTTGGTCGCCAGGATTACTCCAAGGTCAACCTCAAGTAACTCTCGGAAACACTGCGGGGATGCTTTTCTGTGGCGAGGGAGCTTGCTCCCGCTGGGCTGCGCAGCGGCCCTGAAGATCTTGTGAGCGCTGCGCACTCAAGCGGGAGCAAGCCCTCGCCACAGAGGCCCGTCCCCAGCCCTACATCCACCCATACTCAGCCATCGACAGCGGGTCGCCATCGCCGATGATGAAATGGTCGAGCACCCGCACATCGATCAGGTCCAGTGCCTCTTGCAGACGCTTGGTCAGTTTTCGGTCGGCCTGACTGGGGTCGGAATTGCCCGACGGATGGTTGTGACAGAGGATCAGCGCTGCGGCGTTGTGGGCCAAAGCACGCTTGACCACTTGCCGCGGATAAACGCTGGTGCAGTCGATGGAACCGCGAAACAGTGATTCAAACGCCAGCACACGATGTTTGGAATCCAGAAACAGGCAGCCAAATACTTCATGAGGCTCGTGACGCAGCATCGACTTGAGGTAGTCACGCACCGCCAACGGATTCTCCAGCACTGAGTTGTGACGCAGGCGCTCGGCCAGGTGCCGTCGGGCCATTTCCAACACCGCCTGCAACTGCGCAAATTTTGCCGGCCCCAACCCTAATTGCCTGCTGAACGTTGGCTGATCTGCCTCCATCAGCGAACGCAAACTGCCAAATTGATTCAACAGATGCCGCGCGAGATCTACCGCGCTTTTGCCGGACACGCCCGTTCTTAGAAAGATCGCCAGCAACTCGGCGTCGGAAAGAATCCCTGCCCCCTGCTCCAACAACTTCTCCCGCGGCCGCTCGGCTGCCGGCCAATCCCGAATACTCATAACACCTCCCTGGTCTGTGGGCGCCGCTGTTCCGTAGCGGTCGCTGTGATATCGTAGCCCATCTTTTTTGCGGGCGATTTCACTCCTGGGGAGGGGGGTTCGCCACGCAGTCATCAACGAAATGAAAGGCAGACCTATGCAGCGGCTGTATCGGAAACGCATCGTTCTGGGCGTCGGCGGCGGCATTGCTGCCTACAAGAGCGCCGACCTGGTTCGCCGTCTGATCGACCAGGGCGCCGAAGTGCGCGTGGTCATGACCCGTGGCGGCAGCGAGTTCATCACCCCGCTGACCATGCAGGCCCTCTCCGGTCACCCGGTTCATCTGGACCTGCTGGACCCGGCGGCCGAAGCCGCGATGGGCCACATCGAGCTGGCCAAGTGGGCCGACATGGTGCTGATCGCCCCCGCCACTGCGGACCTGATCGCCCGTCTGGCCCAAGGCATTGCCGACGACCTGCTGACCACGCTGGTGCTGGCCACCGACGCCGTGGTTGCCGTTGCCCCGGCAATGAACCAGGCCATGTGGCGCGACCCGGCGACCCAGGCCAACCTGCAAACCCTCGAAAGCCGCGGCATCAAAGCCTTTGGCCCAGCCTCCGGCAGCCAGGCCTGTGGTGACGTCGGCCTCGGTCGCATGCTCGAAGCCGTCGAACTCGCCCAGTGCGCGGCGGATTGTTTCAAGCGTCAGGCACTGACCGGCAAACACGTGCTGATCACCGCCGGCCCGACCCAGGAAAACATCGACCCGGTGCGCTACATCACCAACCACAGCTCCGGTAAAATGGGCTTTGCCCTGGCCGAAGCGGCGGTTGAAGCCGGCGCCCGCGTCACCCTGATTACCGGCCCGGTGCACCTGCCGACCCCGGATCGCGTCACGCGCATCGACGTGGTCAGCGCCCGCGACATGCTGGCCGCCTGCGAAGCCGCGATCCCTTGCGACCTGTTTATCGCCTCCGCAGCGGTCGCGGACTACCGTCCGGAAGTTGTCGCCCCACAGAAACTCAAGAAAGACCCTACGAACGGCGACGGCTTGTTGCTACAAATGGTGCGCAATCCAGACATCCTGGCCACCATCGCCACTCGCCCCGACCGTCCGTTCAGTGTCGGTTTCGCCGCCGAAACCGAACACCTGCTCGATTACGCTGCGCGCAAGTTGAAAGACAAGAACCTCGATTTGATCGTCGCCAACGACGTCGCCAACCCGAGCATTGGCTTCAACAGCGAAGAAAACGCCTGCAGCGTGATCGACCGTGAGCTACACGCCACACTTTTCGCCCAGACCAGCAAGAGCAAAATCGCTCGCCAGCTGATCACTTTTATCGCCGAACGTCTGAACCAGGTTTAATTTACATGCACGCTTTGCAAGCCAAGATCCTCGACCCCCGCATCGGCACCGAATTCCCGCTGCCGCAGTACGCCACGCCAGGCTCCGCCGGCCTCGACCTGCGCGCCATGCTGGAAAAAGACACCGTGATCAAGCCGGGTGAAACCGTGCTGATTCCGACCGGCCTGTCCGTTTACATCGGCGATCCAGGTTTGGCCGCGCTGATTCTGCCGCGCTCCGGCCTGGGCCATAAGCACGGCATCGTGCTGGGCAATCTGGTCGGCCTGATCGACTCCGATTATCAGGGTCCGTTGATGGTGTCGTGCTGGAACCGTGGCCAGACCGATTTCAACATGGTGGTGGGCGAGCGCCTGGCCCAATTGGTACTGGTGCCAGTGGTTCAAGCACACTTCGAGATGGTCGAAGAGTTCGTCGAAACCGAGCGCGGTGCGGGCGGTTTCGGGCATTCGGGCAGCCACTGATCCGATAGATGCCCCCTTGTGGGGAGCGAGCTTGCTCGCGCTGGGCTGCGTAGCGGCCCCAGGATTTTGTGAGCGCTACGCACTCAAGCGGGAGCAAGCTCCCTCGCCACAGGTGCTTTGTATGCTCGAAATTGCACAGCCGTCATCTGGAAGGTTTACTACTGGAAATCAAGGCATTGGCCGACCAGATGCTGACTGAAACCGGTGTCATGGCCTTTTCGCACCACGAACTCTCTGTGGAAAACGCCGTCATACCCTTCAGTTCGAACCCGCCGAAGCGTTCTTCGCGTGCAGGTCCAGCCACTTTCGAGATGGAGCATTCCTACAGATGAACACCCCAGCCCAAGTCGCACCCAAGTTCCCCGACAGCATTTTCCGCGCCTACGACATTCGCGGCACCGTCCCGGAATTCCTGAACGCTGAAACCGCTTACTGGCTCGGTCGAGCCATCGGCGCCCAAAGCCTGGCCCAGAGCGAACCGAACGTTTCCGTTGGCCGTGACGGTCGCCTGTCCGGCCCGGAACTGGTCGAACAATTGATCAAAGGCCTGGCCGACGCCGGTTGCCATGTCAGTGACGTGGGCCTGGTGCCAACGCCCGCGCTTTACTACGCCGCCAACGTACTGGCCGGCAAATCGGGCGTGATGCTGACCGGCAGCCACAACCCGTCGAACTACAACGGCTTCAAGATCGTCATCGCCGGCGATACGCTGGCCAACGAACAGATCCAGGCCCTGCACGACCGCCTCAAGACCAACAACCTGAGCAGCGGCAAGGGCAGCATCACCAAGGTCGAAATCCTCGATCGCTACAACACTGAAATCGTCGAGGACATCAAACTCGCTCGTCGCCTCAAAGTCGTGGTCGACTGCGGCAACGGCGCGGCCGGTGTGATCGCCCCGCAACTGATCGAAGCCCTGAACTGCGAAGTCATCCCGCTGTTCTGCGACGTCGACGGCAACTTCCCGAATCATCACCCGGACCCGGGCAAGCCTGAAAACCTTGTCGACTTGATCGCCAAGGTCAAGGAAACCAACGCCGACATCGGCCTGGCCTTCGACGGCGACGGCGACCGCGTTGGCGTGGTGACCAACACCGGCAGCATCGTTTACCCGGACCGCCTGCTGATGCTATTCGCCCGCGACGTGGTGGCGCGCAACCCGGACGCGGAAATCATCTTCGACGTCAAATGCACCCGCCGCCTGACGCCGCTGATCAAGGAATACGGCGGTCGTCCGCTAATGTGGAAGACCGGTCACTCGTTGATCAAAAAGAAAATGAAACAAACCGGCGCCCTGTTGGCCGGCGAAATGAGCGGGCACATCTTCTTCAAGGAGCGTTGGTTCGGTTTTGACGACGGCATTTACAGCGCTGCGCGTCTGCTGGAGATCCTCAGCAAGGAAAAATCCACCG
This genomic window contains:
- the rpmG gene encoding 50S ribosomal protein L33 — encoded protein: MRELIRLISSAGTGHFYTTDKNKRTTPDKIEIKKFDPVVRKHVIYKEGKIK
- the rpmB gene encoding 50S ribosomal protein L28, coding for MSRVCQVTGKGPVTGNNISHANNKTRRRFLPNLQHHRFWVEEEKRFVRLRVSAKGMRIIDKRGITVVLAEIRKAGKI
- a CDS encoding ABC transporter substrate-binding protein, with protein sequence MRLAALPLLLAPLLLSPLAQAAALSVCTEASPEGFDVVQYNSLTTTNASADVLMNRLVDFDTASGKVVAGLADSWEVTPDGLTYVFKLHPQVKFHRTEYFSPTRDLTAEDVKFSFDRMLDPANPWHKVAQSGFPHAQSMQLPALIKKIDALDPLTVRFTLDHPDSTFLATLSMGFASIYSAEYADKLLKAGTTEKLNSQPIGTGPFVFTRFQKDASIRYKANPDYFGGKPSVDPLIFAITPDANVRLQKLRRNECQIALSPKPLDVQAALKEPTLKVEKTDAFMTAFVGINSQHPPLDKPEVRQAINLAFDKANYIKAVFEDTAEPANGPYPPNTWSYNKGLPGYPHDVEKAKALLAKAGLKDGFQTTIWTRPSGSLLNPNPSLGAQLLQSDLAEVGIQAEIRVIEWGELIRRAKAGEHDLLFMGWAGDNGDPDNFLTPQFSCPAVKSGTNFARYCNQDLDKLISAGKTTGEQGVRTKLYEQAQAQIQQQALWLPLAHPTAFALTRKEVEGYSVSPFGRQDYSKVNLK
- the radC gene encoding RadC family protein, whose amino-acid sequence is MSIRDWPAAERPREKLLEQGAGILSDAELLAIFLRTGVSGKSAVDLARHLLNQFGSLRSLMEADQPTFSRQLGLGPAKFAQLQAVLEMARRHLAERLRHNSVLENPLAVRDYLKSMLRHEPHEVFGCLFLDSKHRVLAFESLFRGSIDCTSVYPRQVVKRALAHNAAALILCHNHPSGNSDPSQADRKLTKRLQEALDLIDVRVLDHFIIGDGDPLSMAEYGWM
- the coaBC gene encoding bifunctional phosphopantothenoylcysteine decarboxylase/phosphopantothenate--cysteine ligase CoaBC, with translation MQRLYRKRIVLGVGGGIAAYKSADLVRRLIDQGAEVRVVMTRGGSEFITPLTMQALSGHPVHLDLLDPAAEAAMGHIELAKWADMVLIAPATADLIARLAQGIADDLLTTLVLATDAVVAVAPAMNQAMWRDPATQANLQTLESRGIKAFGPASGSQACGDVGLGRMLEAVELAQCAADCFKRQALTGKHVLITAGPTQENIDPVRYITNHSSGKMGFALAEAAVEAGARVTLITGPVHLPTPDRVTRIDVVSARDMLAACEAAIPCDLFIASAAVADYRPEVVAPQKLKKDPTNGDGLLLQMVRNPDILATIATRPDRPFSVGFAAETEHLLDYAARKLKDKNLDLIVANDVANPSIGFNSEENACSVIDRELHATLFAQTSKSKIARQLITFIAERLNQV
- the dut gene encoding dUTP diphosphatase, which produces MHALQAKILDPRIGTEFPLPQYATPGSAGLDLRAMLEKDTVIKPGETVLIPTGLSVYIGDPGLAALILPRSGLGHKHGIVLGNLVGLIDSDYQGPLMVSCWNRGQTDFNMVVGERLAQLVLVPVVQAHFEMVEEFVETERGAGGFGHSGSH